The Apium graveolens cultivar Ventura chromosome 11, ASM990537v1, whole genome shotgun sequence genome has a window encoding:
- the LOC141696802 gene encoding UDP-glucose iridoid glucosyltransferase-like yields MENQGMQRRPHVVLVPAPLQGHLSPMLELGTLLHSKGFSIIIAHTIFNSPDPCNHPEFSFLPIPDNLGDQTAAAANLMTLIITMNNNCEAPLTEILAEFMKRNDQHDQICCIIYDMIMYVSGAVADKLQLPCMILRTSAASAAAAYEHLPRLNAEGYFPLQDSKLQDLVPGLHPLRLKDFATADMGNIKDIIEISAITNNTRNASALIWNTVDHLEHTALALVQQAYPVKFFPIGPIHKMAPPSSTSLLQADSNCMAWLDKQAPHSVIYVSIGSIAIMEEKELAEIAWGLANSSQPFLWVVRPGSVRGSEWIELLPEGFKETVGERGCIVKWTPQRKVLAHVAVGGFWSHCGWNSALESISEGVPMICRPCFADQNINARYLSEFWKVGLHMDGQLDRVKIATTIKRLIMDKEGLEIRQNANAMKEKTKLSVAKGGSSYSSLNELAKLILSNQLPK; encoded by the exons ATGGAAAACCAAGGAATGCAGAGACGCCCTCATGTGGTTCTTGTTCCGGCTCCATTACAAGGACATCTAAGCCCAATGCTCGAGTTAGGAACTCTTCTTCATTCAAAGGGTTTCTCCATCATTATCGCGCACACCATCTTCAATTCTCCGGATCCATGTAACCACCCGGAATTCAGTTTCCTACCCATACCAGATAACCTTGGTGATCAAACTGCTGCTGCAGCAAATCTTATGACTCTTATAATTACAATGAACAATAATTGTGAAGCACCTCTGACAGAAATCTTGGCTGAATTTATGAAGAGAAATGACCAACATGATCAAATTTGTTGTATCATTTATGATATGATAATGTATGTTTCTGGCGCAGTAGCTGATAAACTGCAGCTTCCTTGCATGATCTTACGTACAAGTGCTGCTTCTGCTGCAGCAGCTTATGAGCACCTCCCACGCCTCAATGCAGAAGGTTACTTTCCGCTACAAG ATTCAAAGTTGCAAGATCTGGTCCCTGGGCTTCATCCCCTCAGGCTTAAGGATTTTGCAACTGCTGATATGGGAAATATAAAAGACATAATAGAAATATCAGCTATTACAAACAACACAAGAAATGCATCAGCTCTCATCTGGAATACTGTCGACCATCTTGAGCACACGGCATTGGCACTGGTCCAACAAGCATATCCAGTTAAATTCTTTCCCATAGGTCCCATACATAAAATGGCCCCACCTTCATCGACCAGCTTATTACAAGCAGACAGCAATTGCATGGCATGGCTTGACAAGCAAGCGCCTCATTCTGTCATCTATGTAAGCATCGGGAGCATAGCAATCATGGAAGAGAAAGAACTAGCTGAGATTGCTTGGGGCCTCGCCAACAGTAGCCAACCATTCTTGTGGGTGGTTAGACCTGGCTCAGTTCGTGGATCAGAATGGATTGAATTACTACCAGAAGGTTTCAAAGAAACAGTTGGAGAGAGAGGCTGCATAGTAAAATGGACACCACAAAGAAAGGTATTGGCACATGTTGCAGTGGGAGGATTCTGGAGCCACTGTGGTTGGAATTCCGCCCTTGAAAGTATCAGTGAAGGTGTTCCAATGATATGCCGGCCTTGTTTTGCTGACCAAAATATCAATGCAAGATACCTGAGTGAGTTCTGGAAAGTAGGCCTACATATGGATGGTCAGCTGGATAGAGTGAAGATCGCGACAACTATAAAAAGGCTGATAATGGACAAAGAAGGATTGGAGATTAGGCAGAACGCAAACGCTATGAAGGAGAAGACAAAACTCAGCGTTGCTAAAGGAGGCTCTTCTTACAGTTCTTTAAATGAGTTAGCTAAACTGATCTTGTCGAACCAATTGCCCAAGTGA
- the LOC141698051 gene encoding uncharacterized protein LOC141698051 isoform X2: protein MWENHEGGDTSGESILSGFGSSCGSSTDETSSHQEEFIADLTRQMAENMLQEDDDEKLPISQLSITNNPKLSQSHPIRVPQINNKGKKYRQQNEQQRYGNGRNRGGFLSTTLQNGSGMKVVFLGETGSKNGSSGGTGVFIPHATNKLPDHQPRKKPGRCPTVLMPERVIQTLKQHFEKTANEGNPNGVFHTNHNHKLRQQETSNKKAADNDVTNQLELQLPREWTY, encoded by the exons ATGTGGGAGAACCATGAAGGAGGAGATACAAGTGGTGAATCTATTTTAAGCGGGTTCGGGTCATCATGCGGGTCATCTACCGATGAAACATCCTCCCACCAAGAAGAATTCATAGCCGACCTAACTCGTCAAATGGCCGAAAATATGTTACAAGAAGATGATGATGAAAAATTACCTATTTCTCAACTTTCCATTACCAATAACCCTAAACTTTCTCAGTCTCATCCCATCCGTGTTCCACAGATTAATAATAAG GGCAAGAAATATAGGCAGCAGAATGAGCAACAGAGATATGGAAATGGCAGAAACAGAGGAGGGTTTCTGAGCACTACTTTACAAAACGGGTCGGGTATGAAGGTGGTGTTTCTGGGAGAAACCGGGTCAAAAAACGGGTCATCAGGTGGGACAGGAGTTTTCATCCCACATGCAACCAATAAGCTACCAGATCACCAGCCCCGCAAGAAACCAG GACGATGCCCAACAGTACTCATGCCGGAAAGAGTAATACAAACTCTGAAGCAACATTTCGAGAAGACTGCTAATGAGGGAAATCCGAATGGCGTATTTCATACGAATCACAATCATAAGTTGCGGCAGCAGGAGACTTCAAACAAGAAAGCTGCAGACAATGATGTTACTAATCAGCTGGAGTTGCAGTTGCCTCGAGAATGGACTTACTGA
- the LOC141697666 gene encoding UDP-glucose iridoid glucosyltransferase-like, translating into MKNQRLGRLVLAIFPLQGHTTPMLQLGNVLHFKGFAITIAHTRFNPPNPSKHPHFNFLLLSDNLPYSDTSTTPTIYDIEGINRSCHAPLQEFLELQSQTADVPVVGIIFDSIMYFAATVAHHIKIPRLVLMTSSAGFEQTFRAIPRLLEEGSLPFQDSMLHELVPDLSPLRFKDLPVSNNNMNETLKLNDIASNMKTFSAIILNTIDCLEQSSMLQIRQHYNVPVFGIGPLCKVAPTLFTSFLEEETSCIGWLNNQRAKSVIYVSKGSLATSDENELTEIFWGLANSDQPFLWVVRPGSVSGSEWTEVLPKGFKEVIGERGLVVKWAPQKEVLAHSAVGGFWSHCGWNSTMESLSEGVPMISSPQFFDQKVTARYLTYVWKVGIELDGVLERGDIERSIRRLMTGMEGDEMRHRANELKQLIDDSILEGGSSYNSLNDLTECLLAKNLPEP; encoded by the exons ATGAAAAATCAAAGGCTTGGACGATTGGTTCTGGCAATATTTCCACTACAAGGCCATACCACTCCAATGCTTCAGCTTGGAAATGTGCTTCACTTCAAGGGCTTTGCAATCACAATAGCACACACTAGATTCAACCCTCCTAATCCTTCTAAACATCCTCATTTCAACTTTCTACTCTTATCAGACAACTTACCTTATTCTGATACATCAACTACTCCTACTATTTACGATATAGAGGGTATCAACCGCAGTTGCCATGCACCACTGCAGGAGTTCTTGGAACTCCAGAGCCAGACAGCGGATGTTCCGGTGGTTGGAATTATATTTGATTCAATCATGTACTTTGCAGCAACCGTTGCTCATCATATAAAAATTCCAAGACTTGTCCTCATGACTAGCAGTGCAGGCTTTGAACAAACGTTTCGTGCAATTCCTCGCCTTCTAGAAGAAGGCTCCCTTCCTTTTCAAG ATTCTATGTTGCATGAGCTAGTACCTGACCTAAGCCCATTGAGGTTTAAGGATCTACCCGTATCCAATAATAACATGAACGAGACACTGAAGCTCAATGACATTGCAAGCAACATGAAAACATTTTCAGCCATTATCTTAAACACCATAGACTGCCTTGAGCAATCATCTATGCTCCAAATCCGGCAGCATTATAATGTTCCTGTATTCGGGATAGGCCCTCTATGCAAAGTGGCACCAACCTTGTTCACTAGTTTCTTAGAAGAGGAAACCAGCTGCATTGGATGGCTGAATAATCAGAGAGCTAAATCTGTTATATATGTAAGCAAAGGGAGCCTGGCAACCAGTGATGAAAATGAGTTAACAGAGATATTTTGGGGATTGGCAAACAGTGACCAACCATTTCTATGGGTGGTTCGACCTGGATCAGTCAGTGGCTCGGAGTGGACTGAAGTACTGCCCAAAGGTTTTAAGGAAGTTATTGGAGAAAGAGGTTTGGTAGTGAAGTGGGCTCCTCAGAAGGAGGTATTAGCGCATTCTGCAGTAGGAGGCTTTTGGAGCCACTGCGGTTGGAATTCAACCATGGAGAGTCTTTCTGAAGGGGTCCCTATGATAAGCAGTCCACAATTTTTTGACCAGAAGGTGACTGCGAGATACCTTACGTACGTATGGAAAGTTGGAATAGAATTGGACGGTGTGTTGGAGAGAGGGGATATAGAGAGGTCCATAAGAAGATTAATGACAGGCATGGAAGGGGATGAAATGAGGCACAGAGCCAATGAACTGAAGCAATTGATTGATGATTCTATACTTGAGGGTGGTTCTTCCTATAATTCACTGAATGACTTGACAGAGTGCCTCTTGGCCAAGAATCTACCAGAGCCGTGA
- the LOC141698051 gene encoding uncharacterized protein LOC141698051 isoform X1, producing MWENHEGGDTSGESILSGFGSSCGSSTDETSSHQEEFIADLTRQMAENMLQEDDDEKLPISQLSITNNPKLSQSHPIRVPQINNKQGKKYRQQNEQQRYGNGRNRGGFLSTTLQNGSGMKVVFLGETGSKNGSSGGTGVFIPHATNKLPDHQPRKKPGRCPTVLMPERVIQTLKQHFEKTANEGNPNGVFHTNHNHKLRQQETSNKKAADNDVTNQLELQLPREWTY from the exons ATGTGGGAGAACCATGAAGGAGGAGATACAAGTGGTGAATCTATTTTAAGCGGGTTCGGGTCATCATGCGGGTCATCTACCGATGAAACATCCTCCCACCAAGAAGAATTCATAGCCGACCTAACTCGTCAAATGGCCGAAAATATGTTACAAGAAGATGATGATGAAAAATTACCTATTTCTCAACTTTCCATTACCAATAACCCTAAACTTTCTCAGTCTCATCCCATCCGTGTTCCACAGATTAATAATAAG CAGGGCAAGAAATATAGGCAGCAGAATGAGCAACAGAGATATGGAAATGGCAGAAACAGAGGAGGGTTTCTGAGCACTACTTTACAAAACGGGTCGGGTATGAAGGTGGTGTTTCTGGGAGAAACCGGGTCAAAAAACGGGTCATCAGGTGGGACAGGAGTTTTCATCCCACATGCAACCAATAAGCTACCAGATCACCAGCCCCGCAAGAAACCAG GACGATGCCCAACAGTACTCATGCCGGAAAGAGTAATACAAACTCTGAAGCAACATTTCGAGAAGACTGCTAATGAGGGAAATCCGAATGGCGTATTTCATACGAATCACAATCATAAGTTGCGGCAGCAGGAGACTTCAAACAAGAAAGCTGCAGACAATGATGTTACTAATCAGCTGGAGTTGCAGTTGCCTCGAGAATGGACTTACTGA
- the LOC141698623 gene encoding UDP-glucose iridoid glucosyltransferase-like, whose product MENQELRRRPTVVIVSGPFQGHLSPMLDLGTILHSKGFRVIFAHTVFNAPDPSKNPDLVFLPLPEKLSDHQILPGDIIALVNVLNKNCQEPLKKGLSEIMNQLEPENQVVCIIYDMFMYFSESVAKELKLHCMIFRTSSASSALAYHSLSRLLAGGYIPRDSAMEDLVPGVPLLRFKDIPTADMGSLQDAIDLTENICNTRTSSAIICNTVDDLEPEEIVEFQHIYPVRYFPIGPLHIIAPTSSSSLLEADTNCLTWLDKQAPRSVIYVSVGSLAILQKEELAEMAWGLSSSNQPFLWVVRSDAVPESEWAYLIPEGFLETVGERGCIVKWAPQKEVLEHNAVGGFWSHCGWNSTLESISAGVPMICWPCFSDQKVNSRYLSHIWKVGLELDHKLERGVIKESIRRLMVDREGEEIRVRANEIKQKMKISVSEGGLSYASLNNLVDFILSI is encoded by the exons ATGGAAAATCAAGAACTACGTAGACGTCCTACTGTGGTGATTGTTTCAGGTCCTTTCCAAGGACATCTCAGTCCAATGCTCGACTTAGGAACCATCCTTCATTCTAAGGGATTCAGAGTCATATTTGCGCACACTGTCTTCAACGCTCCTGATCCGTCTAAAAATCCTGATTTGGTCTTCTTGCCACTGCCTGAGAAGTTGTCTGACCACCAGATATTACCAGGGGATATCATTGCCCTCGTAAATGTTCTTAACAAGAATTGCCAAGAGCCCCTGAAGAAAGGCTTGTCGGAGATAATGAATCAACTGGAGCCAGAAAATCAAGTTGTGTGCATTATATATGACATGTTCATGTACTTTTCTGAATCTGTGGCTAAAGAACTGAAGCTTCACTGCATGATTTTTCGTACAAGTAGTGCTTCGTCTGCGTTAGCTTACCATTCTCTTTCTAGGCTACTAGCAGGAGGGTATATTCCTCGAG ATTCAGCAATGGAAGACTTGGTGCCAGGGGTTCCACTTCTTAGGTTTAAAGATATACCAACAGCTGATATGGGAAGTTTACAAGATGCGATAGACCTTACGGAGAACATATGCAATACAAGAACTTCCTCTGCAATCATCTGCAACACAGTTGACGATCTAGAGCCAGAAGAAATAGTTGAGTTCCAACACATTTACCCGGTGCGATACTTTCCTATAGGCCCTTTACACATAATAGCTCCAACCTCATCTAGCAGCTTGCTAGAGGCAGACACAAATTGTTTAACATGGCTAGACAAGCAGGCTCCGCGCTCAGTTATCTATGTTAGTGTGGGGAGTTTAGCAATATTGCAGAAGGAAGAGCTAGCCGAGATGGCCTGGGGGCTTTCCAGCAGCAATCAGCCCTTCTTGTGGGTCGTTAGGTCAGATGCAGTTCCAGAATCTGAATGGGCATACCTAATCCCAGAAGGTTTTCTAGAAACAGTTGGAGAAAGAGGCTGCATCGTAAAATGGGCTCCTCAAAAAGAAGTCCTGGAACATAATGCAGTTGGAGGATTTTGGAGTCATTGTGGCTGGAATTCTACACTGGAAAGTATAAGTGCAGGGGTACCAATGATTTGCTGGCCCTGTTTTTCTGATCAAAAAGTAAATTCAAGGTATTTGAGCCATATCTGGAAGGTTGGACTGGAATTGGATCATAAGTTGGAAAGAGGAGTAATAAAAGAATCGATACGAAGACTAATGGTGGATAGAGAAGGTGAGGAAATCAGAGTTAGAGCAAATGAGATTAAACAAAAGATGAAGATCAGTGTTAGTGAAGGGGGATTGTCATATGCTTCATTAAATAATTTAGTAGATTTTATTTTGTCAATTTGA